A genome region from Bacteroides stercoris ATCC 43183 includes the following:
- a CDS encoding M16 family metallopeptidase, whose amino-acid sequence MKINKHCFPNGLRLVHYEDTSTQMVALNIVYDVGARDEHPEHTGFAHLFEHLMFGGSAHIPDYDTPLQLAGGENNAWTNNDITNYYLTVPKPNVETAFWLESDRMLELAFSEQSLEVQRGVVMEEFKQRCLNQPYGDVGHLFRPLAFRVHPYRWPTIGKELSHIEQATLDEVKSFFYRFYAPNNAVLAVTGNISWDETVKLTEKWFAPIPRRDVPVRQLPQEPEQTQERRLTVERNVPLDALFMGYHMCSREGADYYAFDILSDILSNGRSSRLNRRLVQEQNIFSGIDAYISGTRDAGLLQISGKPAAGVSLEQAEAAVRKELEELQRSPVDGQELEKVKNKFESTQIFGNINYLNVATNLAWFELTGKAEDIDLEVERYRSVTTEQLHTVAQRTFCESNAVVLYYKSDK is encoded by the coding sequence ATGAAGATAAATAAGCATTGTTTCCCCAACGGCCTGCGGCTGGTACACTACGAGGATACCAGCACGCAGATGGTGGCGCTGAACATCGTTTACGATGTCGGTGCGCGCGACGAGCATCCCGAGCATACCGGCTTTGCCCATTTGTTCGAGCATCTGATGTTCGGCGGTTCGGCGCATATTCCCGATTACGATACGCCTTTGCAGTTGGCGGGGGGAGAAAACAATGCCTGGACCAATAATGACATAACCAATTACTACCTCACCGTTCCGAAGCCGAACGTAGAGACAGCCTTTTGGCTGGAGTCCGACCGTATGCTGGAGCTGGCTTTCAGCGAGCAAAGCCTCGAAGTGCAACGCGGTGTAGTGATGGAAGAGTTCAAGCAACGCTGCCTTAACCAGCCGTATGGCGATGTGGGGCATCTGTTCCGGCCGCTGGCGTTCCGGGTGCATCCGTACCGCTGGCCTACTATCGGCAAGGAACTCTCGCACATAGAGCAAGCCACGCTGGACGAGGTGAAGAGTTTCTTCTACCGTTTCTATGCTCCGAACAATGCCGTGCTGGCAGTGACGGGAAACATTTCATGGGATGAAACCGTTAAGCTTACCGAGAAGTGGTTTGCTCCCATACCCCGGCGGGACGTTCCGGTGAGGCAATTGCCGCAGGAGCCGGAGCAAACGCAGGAACGCCGGCTGACGGTAGAAAGAAACGTGCCGCTGGACGCCTTGTTCATGGGCTATCACATGTGCAGTCGCGAGGGTGCGGATTATTACGCATTCGATATTCTGTCCGATATTCTCAGCAACGGACGTTCCAGCCGTTTGAACCGCCGCTTGGTACAGGAACAGAATATCTTTTCCGGTATCGACGCGTACATCAGCGGTACGCGTGATGCGGGTCTGCTGCAAATCAGCGGTAAGCCTGCGGCAGGTGTGTCGTTGGAGCAAGCGGAAGCTGCCGTCCGTAAAGAACTGGAAGAGTTGCAGCGGTCTCCGGTAGACGGGCAGGAGCTGGAGAAGGTTAAGAACAAGTTTGAATCTACCCAGATATTCGGCAATATCAACTATCTGAACGTAGCCACAAACCTTGCCTGGTTCGAGCTGACGGGAAAGGCGGAAGATATTGACCTTGAAGTAGAGCGTTATCGCTCCGTTACGACGGAGCAGTTGCATACTGTGGCGCAGCGTACTTTCTGCGAAAGCAATGCCGTAGTATTATATTATAAGAGTGATAAATGA
- a CDS encoding peptidylprolyl isomerase → MKRNLIVLLTILVCGLTACKPGQKKDGNMEKETKLKIETSAGDIIVKLYNETPKHRDNFIKLAEEGTYEGTLFHRVIKDFMIQAGDPESKNAPKGKMLGAGDVGYTVPAEFVYPKYFHKKGALSAARQGDNVNPKKESSGCQFYIVTGKVYNDSTLLGMEHQMNQARLNNAFNALAQKHMKEIYKMRKDGDQEGLMNLQDTLIAQAEAQVAGEPEFRFTPEQVKAYTTVGGTPHLDGEYTVFGEVVEGMDVVDKIQQVKIDRSDRPEEDVKIEKVTVID, encoded by the coding sequence ATGAAAAGAAATCTCATTGTATTATTAACCATACTGGTATGCGGCCTGACGGCCTGCAAACCGGGACAAAAGAAAGACGGAAATATGGAAAAAGAAACGAAGTTGAAGATTGAGACAAGTGCGGGTGACATCATCGTGAAACTGTATAACGAAACGCCGAAGCATCGCGATAACTTTATCAAGCTGGCCGAGGAAGGTACTTATGAAGGTACGCTGTTTCACCGTGTCATCAAGGACTTCATGATACAGGCGGGCGACCCCGAATCGAAGAATGCCCCGAAAGGCAAGATGCTGGGAGCGGGCGATGTGGGATACACTGTTCCTGCGGAGTTTGTCTACCCGAAATACTTCCATAAGAAAGGTGCGCTGTCTGCCGCCCGTCAGGGAGATAACGTAAACCCGAAGAAGGAATCGTCCGGTTGTCAGTTCTATATCGTGACCGGAAAGGTGTATAACGATTCTACGCTTCTCGGCATGGAACATCAGATGAACCAGGCACGCCTGAACAATGCTTTCAATGCTTTGGCGCAGAAGCACATGAAGGAAATCTACAAGATGCGTAAGGACGGTGACCAGGAAGGGCTGATGAATCTGCAGGACACGCTTATCGCGCAGGCTGAGGCTCAGGTGGCCGGCGAACCGGAGTTCCGTTTCACGCCGGAACAGGTAAAGGCATATACCACTGTAGGCGGCACACCGCATCTGGACGGCGAATATACCGTGTTCGGCGAAGTCGTTGAAGGCATGGATGTGGTAGATAAGATACAACAGGTAAAGATAGACCGCAGCGACCGTCCGGAAGAGGATGTGAAGATTGAGAAGGTGACTGTGATTGACTGA
- a CDS encoding sigma-54-dependent transcriptional regulator, whose amino-acid sequence MKSILIVEDDITYSMILKTWLGKKGFQVSSASSIARAQKHIEAETVDLILSDLRLPDRDGIDLLKWLGEHSLHIPLIIMTGYADIQSAVQAMKLGACDYIAKPVNPDELLKKMDEALKSSSVASEQTMRSTQTDHAFDPNRPSVSSKQTMRSESNGNPYRKGAENASSDYLEGESDAARQLYNYVNLVSPTNMSVLINGASGTGKEYVAQRIHKLSRRAKQPFIAIDCGAIPKELAASEFFGHVKGSFTGALTDKTGAFVAANGGTIFLDEIGNLSYEVQIQLLRALQERKIRPVGSNKEIQVDVRLVSATNENLEQAIEKGTFREDLYHRINEFTLRMPQLKDRREDILLFANFFLDQANRELDKHLIGFDEKASKALLEYQWPGNLRQMKNIVRRATLLAQDKLITLNELSELKSPVAPSAAGMPLRNEETEKQQIIEALKQTGYNKSRAAQLLGIDRKTLYNKLKLYGIEL is encoded by the coding sequence ATGAAATCCATATTAATCGTAGAAGATGATATCACTTACAGCATGATATTGAAAACATGGCTTGGCAAAAAAGGATTCCAAGTCAGTTCGGCAAGCAGTATAGCCCGTGCCCAGAAGCATATCGAAGCCGAGACGGTGGACCTGATACTGTCCGACTTGCGCCTGCCCGACCGCGACGGCATAGATTTGCTGAAGTGGCTGGGAGAACATTCCCTGCACATCCCTCTTATCATCATGACGGGCTATGCCGACATACAGTCTGCCGTGCAAGCCATGAAACTGGGCGCATGCGACTACATTGCAAAACCCGTAAACCCCGACGAGTTATTGAAGAAAATGGATGAAGCCCTGAAGTCCTCATCCGTTGCTTCGGAACAGACCATGCGTTCGACCCAAACAGACCATGCGTTCGACCCAAACAGACCGTCTGTTTCGTCCAAACAGACCATGCGTTCCGAAAGCAATGGGAATCCCTACCGGAAAGGTGCAGAGAACGCTTCATCCGACTACCTGGAAGGCGAAAGCGATGCCGCCAGGCAACTTTATAATTATGTGAACCTGGTTTCTCCCACCAACATGTCCGTCCTCATCAACGGGGCCAGCGGAACAGGCAAGGAGTACGTGGCGCAACGCATCCATAAGTTGAGCCGCCGCGCCAAACAGCCGTTCATAGCCATTGACTGCGGAGCTATCCCCAAAGAGCTGGCGGCTTCCGAATTCTTCGGCCATGTAAAAGGTTCCTTTACCGGTGCGCTGACCGACAAGACGGGCGCGTTCGTTGCTGCCAACGGCGGCACTATCTTTTTGGATGAAATAGGCAATCTCAGCTACGAGGTGCAGATACAATTGCTCCGCGCCCTGCAGGAACGTAAAATACGTCCTGTCGGCTCCAACAAGGAGATACAGGTAGATGTGCGCTTAGTGTCCGCCACCAATGAGAATCTGGAACAGGCCATCGAGAAAGGGACTTTCCGCGAGGATCTCTACCACCGCATCAATGAGTTTACCCTGCGTATGCCGCAACTGAAAGACCGCCGCGAGGATATCCTGCTCTTTGCAAACTTCTTCCTGGACCAGGCAAACCGTGAACTGGACAAGCACCTCATCGGCTTTGACGAAAAGGCATCCAAAGCTTTATTGGAATATCAATGGCCGGGCAACCTGCGCCAGATGAAGAACATCGTCCGGCGTGCCACCCTTTTGGCGCAAGACAAACTCATCACCCTGAACGAGCTTAGCGAACTGAAGAGTCCGGTAGCCCCATCCGCAGCAGGTATGCCTCTCCGTAACGAAGAGACCGAGAAGCAGCAGATAATCGAAGCCCTGAAGCAGACAGGATATAACAAAAGCCGCGCCGCCCAACTGCTGGGGATAGACAGAAAGACACTTTACAACAAACTTAAATTATATGGAATAGAGTTATAA
- a CDS encoding transposase, which translates to MSISVLAERYGVKGQTLRKQYKEKISDYRNWDQLEHAHDYLLYPENIGEKLSLDETCLSNGDVYTILTNKAAKGRKGALVAIVRGVATDAVSGILRRLPHRKRLSVKTVTTDLSSAMMLTVRKVFPAAKLINDRFHVQQLMSEAVDQLRIRYRWKVLDAENQAIREHRQKKKETKSKAERERIGKWEPERMENGETLSQIVSRSKHIILKHWSKWNEQQKTRAAILFDKFPKLLEGYSLSMKLTDIFNKKSGLDEARLNLARWYNEVEKFDYMEFNKVLDTFSNHSTTIINYFEERLTNASAESFNAKIKAFRSQLRGVADLKFFMFRLARLYA; encoded by the coding sequence GTGAGCATCAGTGTGCTTGCGGAACGTTATGGCGTAAAAGGGCAGACTCTTCGTAAACAATACAAGGAGAAAATCAGTGATTACCGGAACTGGGATCAGCTCGAACATGCGCATGACTATCTCCTTTATCCTGAAAATATTGGAGAAAAGCTTTCTTTGGATGAAACTTGCCTGAGCAATGGAGATGTTTATACGATTCTGACCAATAAAGCAGCTAAAGGTCGTAAGGGTGCTTTAGTTGCAATAGTTCGTGGAGTGGCCACAGATGCGGTAAGCGGAATCTTGCGCAGGCTTCCGCACCGGAAACGGCTGTCTGTCAAGACTGTCACTACAGATTTATCTTCAGCCATGATGCTGACAGTCAGAAAGGTGTTTCCTGCCGCAAAGCTGATCAATGACCGTTTTCATGTACAGCAGCTCATGTCTGAAGCTGTTGACCAGTTAAGAATACGCTATCGGTGGAAAGTACTTGATGCGGAAAATCAGGCTATCAGGGAGCATCGCCAAAAGAAGAAAGAAACAAAGAGTAAGGCGGAAAGGGAAAGAATAGGGAAATGGGAACCTGAAAGAATGGAGAACGGAGAAACCCTGTCACAGATAGTAAGCAGAAGCAAGCACATTATACTGAAACACTGGAGCAAATGGAATGAACAGCAAAAGACCAGGGCTGCCATTCTCTTTGATAAATTCCCCAAGCTTCTGGAAGGATACAGCCTTAGCATGAAACTGACAGACATCTTCAACAAGAAGTCAGGTCTCGATGAAGCAAGGCTAAATCTCGCAAGATGGTACAATGAAGTGGAAAAGTTTGACTATATGGAGTTCAACAAGGTACTTGATACGTTTTCAAACCATAGTACGACCATCATAAATTATTTTGAAGAACGATTGACAAATGCTTCAGCGGAGTCGTTCAATGCTAAAATCAAAGCTTTTCGAAGCCAGTTAAGAGGGGTGGCTGATCTGAAATTCTTCATGTTCAGACTGGCTAGGCTATACGCTTAA